A genomic window from Verrucomicrobiota bacterium includes:
- a CDS encoding small basic protein, with product MSQHRSLRASSSMGAKRNVLKRFERVELLRKRGQYKDGERVTGLRKTKPE from the coding sequence ATGTCACAGCATCGCAGCCTCCGGGCGTCCAGCAGCATGGGCGCAAAACGAAACGTGTTGAAGCGCTTCGAGCGCGTCGAACTCCTGCGCAAACGCGGCCAGTACAAGGATGGCGAACGGGTTACGGGCCTTCGCAAAACGAAGCCCGAGTAG
- a CDS encoding bifunctional 5,10-methylenetetrahydrofolate dehydrogenase/5,10-methenyltetrahydrofolate cyclohydrolase → MPEAQLIDGRAIAGQILEESAQRAQGLIARGIVPGLVFIRVGEDPASKVYVGMKEQASAKLGIASQTIVLPATTSEAELLRRIHDLNRDRSVHGILVQAPLPPPSVSERVYASVSPRKDVDGFHPENVGRLMLGERDGFRPCTPAGVLELLVRSEVEIPGSHVVILGRGNIVGKPMAAMLIQKDVHADATVTLCHSRTRDLTDHTRRADILIAAMGVPRFVTAAMVKPGAVVIDVGVNRIADPSAKSGTRLVGDVDFEAVRQIAGKITPNPGGVGPMTIAMLMRNTVRAAELAGAG, encoded by the coding sequence GTGCCGGAAGCTCAACTCATCGACGGACGGGCGATTGCCGGCCAAATCCTGGAAGAGTCCGCCCAGCGTGCCCAAGGGCTGATCGCACGCGGTATCGTGCCAGGATTGGTTTTCATCCGTGTAGGCGAAGACCCCGCCTCGAAGGTTTATGTGGGCATGAAGGAACAGGCGAGCGCCAAACTCGGCATCGCCTCCCAAACCATCGTTCTGCCAGCCACGACCTCCGAAGCAGAACTGCTCCGGCGCATCCATGACCTCAATCGGGACCGTTCCGTGCATGGCATCCTCGTCCAGGCGCCTCTCCCCCCGCCCAGCGTGTCGGAAAGAGTCTACGCCTCTGTCTCGCCTCGGAAGGATGTCGATGGCTTCCACCCGGAAAACGTCGGACGTCTCATGCTGGGGGAACGCGACGGATTCAGGCCCTGCACCCCGGCAGGGGTCCTGGAGTTGCTCGTTCGCTCGGAGGTGGAAATTCCGGGCTCGCACGTGGTGATTCTGGGCCGCGGCAATATTGTGGGAAAACCCATGGCGGCAATGCTCATTCAAAAAGACGTCCACGCCGACGCCACGGTCACCCTCTGTCACTCCCGAACGCGCGACTTGACCGATCACACTCGCCGCGCCGATATCCTGATCGCCGCCATGGGGGTCCCTCGATTCGTTACCGCCGCCATGGTCAAGCCGGGCGCCGTCGTCATCGATGTGGGGGTCAACCGCATCGCGGATCCCTCGGCCAAGAGTGGCACGCGCCTGGTGGGGGACGTCGATTTTGAGGCCGTCCGCCAAATCGCGGGAAAAATCACGCCCAATCCTGGAGGCGTGGGGCCGATGACGATCGCGATGCTCATGCGCAACACCGTGCGCGCCGCGGAGCTGGCAGGCGCCGGTTGA
- a CDS encoding glutamine--tRNA ligase/YqeY domain fusion protein, giving the protein MTDAPTSPAPSDFIRAIVAADLAAGRFQAPRTRFPPEPNGYLHIGHAKSICLNFGIAREFGGLCHLRMDDTNPTREDTEYVESITRDVRWLIEGWADQVLGLAKSEGAMPQPFYASDYFQRLYDYAERLIEAGKAYVCDLSPDKMIEHRGAPDRPGQDSPYRDRSVAENLDLFRRMKAGEFPDGAKTLRAKIDMASPNLHLRDPALYRIRHAEHHRTGAAWCIYPMYDYAHCLSDSVERITHSICTLEFEVHRPLYDWILDQLNVPRPMPRQYEFARLSLGYTLTSKRKLLQLVEEKRVSGWDDPRMPTLAGLRRRGVPASAIRHFCARIGVTKFNSITDIALFEHSIREDLNARAVRRLAVLRPLKVVLTNWPEDRSEMMSAINNPEDPAAGTRELPFGRELWIEQGDFMENPPPKFFRLRPGGEVRLKYAYIIRCDEVVKDPAGRVVELRCSADLGSKSGGPTAGRKVKSTIHWVSAAHASPAEVRLYDRLFKAELPDAEGQDFREHLNPASLETTQAWVEPSLAQAGEETYCQFERLGYFFRDPAQTHQGRPVFNRTITLKDTWTKEAHKG; this is encoded by the coding sequence ATGACCGACGCCCCCACCTCACCCGCGCCGTCCGACTTCATCCGAGCCATCGTCGCCGCGGACTTGGCGGCCGGGCGTTTTCAAGCTCCCCGCACGCGGTTTCCCCCGGAGCCCAACGGCTACCTTCACATCGGCCACGCGAAATCAATCTGCCTCAATTTTGGCATCGCCCGGGAGTTTGGTGGCCTCTGCCACTTGCGGATGGATGACACCAATCCAACCCGCGAAGACACGGAGTATGTCGAATCCATCACACGGGATGTCCGTTGGCTGATCGAAGGTTGGGCCGATCAAGTGCTGGGCCTTGCCAAGAGCGAGGGAGCGATGCCACAACCCTTCTACGCGTCCGACTATTTTCAACGATTGTATGACTACGCGGAGCGACTCATCGAAGCCGGGAAGGCTTACGTCTGCGATCTTTCGCCGGACAAAATGATCGAACACCGGGGTGCTCCCGACCGGCCCGGTCAAGACAGCCCCTACCGCGATCGTTCCGTGGCCGAAAACCTGGATTTGTTCCGCCGGATGAAGGCGGGCGAATTCCCCGACGGAGCCAAAACATTGCGCGCGAAGATCGACATGGCTTCGCCCAATCTTCATCTGCGGGATCCAGCCCTCTACCGCATCCGCCACGCGGAGCATCACCGCACGGGCGCGGCTTGGTGCATTTATCCCATGTACGACTACGCCCACTGTTTGAGCGACAGCGTCGAGCGCATCACCCATTCCATCTGCACCCTCGAGTTCGAGGTCCATCGTCCGCTCTACGATTGGATCCTGGACCAGTTGAATGTCCCCCGTCCGATGCCCCGGCAATACGAGTTCGCGCGCTTGAGCTTGGGCTACACGCTCACCAGCAAACGCAAACTGTTGCAACTCGTGGAGGAGAAGCGCGTCTCGGGCTGGGACGATCCCCGCATGCCCACCCTCGCCGGGCTCCGCCGCCGGGGTGTCCCGGCTTCCGCGATCCGCCACTTCTGCGCCCGCATCGGGGTCACGAAATTCAACAGCATCACCGACATCGCCCTGTTCGAGCACAGCATCCGCGAAGACTTGAACGCCCGGGCAGTGCGACGACTGGCCGTCCTGCGCCCGCTCAAGGTGGTCCTGACGAATTGGCCGGAAGATCGCTCGGAAATGATGTCCGCCATCAACAATCCCGAGGATCCGGCCGCCGGCACCCGCGAACTGCCGTTCGGGCGCGAACTGTGGATCGAACAGGGCGATTTCATGGAGAATCCGCCTCCCAAGTTTTTCCGCCTTCGCCCGGGCGGCGAGGTGCGGCTGAAGTACGCTTATATCATTCGCTGCGACGAGGTGGTGAAAGACCCAGCAGGCCGCGTGGTGGAACTTCGATGCTCGGCGGATCTCGGCAGCAAGTCAGGCGGCCCGACGGCGGGACGCAAGGTCAAAAGCACGATCCACTGGGTCAGCGCTGCCCATGCCTCGCCCGCCGAAGTCCGGCTCTACGATCGCCTTTTCAAAGCCGAACTGCCCGACGCGGAGGGACAGGATTTTCGGGAACACTTGAATCCCGCCTCGCTGGAAACCACCCAGGCCTGGGTGGAACCCTCCCTGGCCCAGGCGGGTGAAGAAACCTACTGCCAGTTCGAACGCCTCGGCTACTTCTTCCGCGATCCGGCGCAGACTCATCAAGGCCGACCCGTGTTCAATCGAACGATCACGCTCAAAGACACCTGGACCAAAGAAGCCCACAAAGGCTGA
- the rsgA gene encoding ribosome small subunit-dependent GTPase A, with product MGFSSVPLLDARPEATAKEQSIREGTTQDADFTDGPRVSFMSEPPAVFDLADLGWDQRRSEEWASHADKGWVAGRVATEGKHAYRVVTMDGEREAVLPGKLSRLPSAELPKVGDWVGAERLPGEEKLRIQTFLTRRAKLVRKDAGKSVEEQVLAANVDLVFAVQPLDDRFNPRLLERHLVMAREGGACPVVVLNKADLCRDLKGAEQLAREAAPGVEIFTVSAKTRLGMARLRQALTAGQTAVFLGASGVGKSSLVNRLYGESVQETRAVRDTDGKGRHTTTSRELILLPGGGLVIDTPGLREFHLWSTAEGLAQSFQDILEWGRGCRFRDCAHVSENPCAVKDAVARGLLDPARYASYIKLSAEATAVSRDRRPPKLKGGKRPRPGEEDWQHED from the coding sequence ATGGGGTTCAGTTCAGTTCCTCTCCTGGACGCGCGGCCCGAAGCCACGGCTAAGGAACAATCCATCCGAGAAGGGACTACGCAGGACGCGGATTTTACGGATGGACCGAGGGTATCTTTCATGAGCGAGCCTCCGGCAGTCTTTGATTTGGCCGATTTGGGTTGGGACCAGCGGAGGAGCGAGGAATGGGCTTCGCATGCCGACAAAGGATGGGTGGCCGGGCGCGTGGCGACCGAAGGGAAGCACGCTTATCGAGTCGTCACGATGGATGGAGAGCGGGAAGCCGTTCTTCCGGGCAAGCTTTCCCGCCTTCCTTCCGCCGAACTGCCGAAAGTAGGCGACTGGGTGGGAGCCGAACGGTTGCCCGGCGAGGAGAAGCTTCGCATTCAAACGTTCCTCACTCGTCGCGCCAAACTCGTCCGTAAAGACGCTGGCAAGTCGGTTGAGGAGCAAGTGCTGGCCGCGAATGTCGATCTCGTCTTTGCGGTGCAACCTCTTGACGACCGTTTCAATCCACGACTGTTGGAACGGCATTTGGTGATGGCTCGAGAAGGCGGAGCGTGTCCGGTTGTGGTTTTGAACAAAGCCGACTTATGCCGCGACCTCAAAGGGGCCGAACAACTCGCCCGCGAGGCAGCGCCCGGTGTGGAGATCTTCACGGTCAGTGCCAAAACGAGATTGGGAATGGCTCGTCTGCGGCAAGCCCTCACGGCCGGGCAGACGGCCGTGTTTCTGGGTGCCTCCGGCGTGGGGAAGTCGAGTTTGGTGAATCGGCTTTACGGGGAGTCGGTGCAGGAGACGCGGGCGGTGCGTGACACCGATGGCAAGGGCAGGCACACGACCACCTCCCGGGAGTTGATCCTGCTGCCTGGAGGCGGTCTGGTGATCGACACTCCGGGGCTGCGGGAATTTCATCTTTGGTCGACGGCGGAAGGTTTGGCTCAATCATTTCAGGACATTCTCGAATGGGGCCGCGGATGCCGTTTTCGGGATTGTGCGCATGTCTCCGAGAATCCTTGCGCGGTCAAAGACGCGGTGGCCCGTGGACTCCTGGATCCGGCGCGTTATGCCAGCTACATCAAGTTGAGTGCGGAAGCGACGGCTGTTTCTCGCGATCGGCGGCCGCCCAAGCTCAAGGGTGGAAAACGCCCGCGGCCTGGGGAAGAGGATTGGCAGCACGAGGATTGA
- a CDS encoding arylesterase yields MKRRTFAGALAGFITTAWSTPDAPPAKRTVLVLGDSLAAGYGLDPAQAFPALLQRRADAAGLAFEVINAGVSGDTTAGGLRRLDWLLRREIHVLLIELGGNDGLRGIQPATTRANLEKMIEKAKGKYPKIRIVLAGMQMPPNMGDAFTEAFRVIYPELAAKHRVDLVPFLLEGVGGVPELNQPDRIHPTAEGQEILAGNIWKVLEGVLRKDSQI; encoded by the coding sequence ATGAAACGCAGAACCTTCGCCGGGGCGCTGGCGGGCTTCATCACGACAGCTTGGTCCACCCCCGATGCTCCGCCGGCCAAACGAACCGTGCTGGTCCTGGGAGACAGTCTGGCGGCCGGATACGGACTCGATCCTGCCCAGGCGTTCCCCGCGCTGCTCCAGCGGAGAGCGGATGCCGCGGGCCTCGCCTTCGAAGTGATCAATGCCGGAGTCAGCGGCGACACCACAGCGGGAGGATTAAGACGGCTGGATTGGCTGTTGCGCCGGGAGATTCATGTGCTTCTCATCGAGTTGGGAGGTAACGACGGACTACGCGGGATCCAACCTGCCACGACCCGCGCCAACCTTGAAAAGATGATTGAGAAAGCGAAAGGCAAGTACCCCAAGATTCGAATTGTCCTGGCCGGCATGCAAATGCCTCCCAACATGGGGGACGCCTTCACCGAAGCTTTCCGCGTGATCTATCCGGAATTGGCGGCAAAACATCGGGTCGATCTCGTGCCTTTCCTACTTGAAGGTGTCGGCGGGGTGCCAGAACTCAACCAACCCGACCGCATCCATCCTACGGCGGAGGGTCAAGAGATCCTGGCCGGGAATATCTGGAAAGTCTTGGAAGGCGTGTTGAGGAAGGACTCCCAGATCTGA
- a CDS encoding rRNA pseudouridine synthase, with translation MLIRLQKILADAGIASRRAAEQFITAGRVTVNGKAVSQLGAKADPERDRIAVDGDPVKIKRKIYLALHKPKGVLCTRKDPEGRPSIMDLLPAEWSNVYPVGRLDRESEGLIFLTNDGDFCLRQTHPRYQVRKTYVVTVAGRFHPDGLGRLRQGVEHEGERLKAAFARLISSSNSVSVLEIVITEGKNHEVRRMMEVLGHEVLRLVRLQIGSIKLASLKPGRWRTLTAPEIKTLLATV, from the coding sequence ATCTTGATCCGACTGCAAAAGATTCTCGCCGACGCCGGCATCGCTTCCAGGCGAGCCGCGGAGCAATTCATCACCGCGGGACGAGTCACGGTCAACGGCAAGGCCGTCAGCCAACTCGGGGCAAAGGCGGACCCGGAGCGTGACCGGATTGCCGTGGATGGCGATCCCGTCAAAATCAAGCGCAAGATCTACCTGGCGCTGCACAAACCGAAAGGCGTGCTCTGCACCAGGAAAGACCCGGAAGGACGTCCAAGCATCATGGATCTCCTCCCGGCCGAATGGAGTAATGTCTATCCCGTCGGCCGCCTGGACCGGGAGAGTGAAGGTTTGATTTTCCTGACCAACGACGGGGATTTTTGCCTGCGGCAGACGCATCCACGCTATCAGGTCCGGAAAACGTACGTGGTCACAGTCGCCGGACGCTTCCATCCCGACGGACTGGGCCGACTCCGGCAGGGCGTCGAACACGAGGGCGAGCGCCTGAAAGCGGCCTTCGCACGCTTGATCTCATCGAGCAACTCCGTGAGCGTGCTTGAAATTGTCATCACCGAAGGCAAAAACCATGAAGTGCGGCGCATGATGGAAGTCCTGGGACACGAAGTGCTTCGCCTCGTCCGCCTCCAAATCGGTTCCATCAAGCTGGCTTCACTGAAACCGGGGCGCTGGAGGACATTGACAGCGCCCGAGATAAAAACTTTACTGGCAACCGTATGA
- the glgP gene encoding alpha-glucan family phosphorylase: MTTPPLSSDEVSHLILGLNRLAKNLWWTWNQESQEIFQELSPRGWQNLYHNAVAVLHEVPEQELRARLQDQEFARRVKEVLRSFEDYLNATDTWAGKEAPQFRKNPIAYFSAEFGFHETLSISAGGLGVLAGDHAKSASDLGLGLVGISLFYREGYFQQSIDQNNWQTEYYTLLNPRNLPLDPVLNARGEPLVCSVRIAMSQVYFQAWRVNVGRCPVYLLDTNRPENEPHYRDLTLRVYGGDSGTRIMQEMLLGVGGVRLLRALGVVPSVYHMNEGHAAFLTLELIREKIAEGKVFAEAFEATRRHCLFTTHTPVEAGHDRFSSDLMLYAGQKFSSQLGLSHQELMGLGRVHPADEHEPFCMTVLALRCSRAANGVSELHGKVSRDMWTSLYGVPSEQVPIGHVTNGIHLMGWMKGPMRRFWRRKLSVVPPSDTPSALLGETTSFWLRKPEIPWEEKVNQPEFWLKLADPNFVSDEELWALRYRLRRELVEFCRRRLLLQGQRVSSRDFIEFDGLLRTDALTIGFARRFATYKRAPLIFQQFENIIKLTRDDQRPVQFIFAGKAHPRDDEGKRFIQHIIHLSKFSELKGHLVFIENYDIHVARQMVSGCDVWLNNPRRPLEASGTSGMKAGCHGCLNLSILDGWWREGYDGTNGFAIGDDSHPASVEEQDRRDSENLYRALTEDVIPCFFNRDAAGLPRQWIKKIRRAMVTLVPQYNTWRMVQEYTQKLYAPQA; the protein is encoded by the coding sequence ATCACGACGCCCCCGTTAAGCAGTGACGAAGTCAGCCATCTCATTCTGGGATTGAACCGGCTGGCGAAGAATCTTTGGTGGACTTGGAACCAGGAATCCCAGGAAATCTTTCAAGAACTGTCGCCGAGGGGATGGCAGAATCTTTATCACAACGCGGTCGCGGTCCTGCACGAGGTGCCGGAACAGGAACTGCGCGCGCGGCTGCAAGACCAGGAATTCGCGAGGCGGGTGAAAGAAGTGCTCAGGTCGTTCGAGGATTACTTGAACGCCACGGATACCTGGGCCGGGAAGGAAGCGCCGCAGTTCCGAAAGAATCCGATCGCGTATTTTTCGGCCGAATTCGGTTTCCATGAAACACTTTCCATCTCGGCGGGAGGCTTGGGCGTGCTCGCCGGGGATCATGCCAAATCGGCAAGCGACCTCGGATTGGGCCTGGTCGGCATCAGCCTCTTCTACCGGGAAGGCTATTTCCAACAATCCATCGATCAAAACAACTGGCAGACGGAGTATTACACTCTGCTGAACCCGAGGAACCTGCCTCTTGACCCCGTCCTGAACGCGCGCGGCGAACCCCTGGTGTGCTCGGTGCGCATTGCCATGAGCCAGGTTTACTTTCAAGCCTGGAGAGTCAATGTGGGACGTTGTCCGGTCTATCTCCTCGACACGAACCGCCCGGAAAACGAACCCCATTACCGAGACCTGACCTTGCGGGTCTACGGAGGGGACAGCGGCACCCGCATCATGCAGGAAATGCTGCTGGGCGTGGGAGGTGTCCGGTTGTTGCGGGCTCTCGGGGTGGTGCCGTCCGTCTATCACATGAACGAGGGCCACGCGGCGTTCCTCACCCTCGAACTCATCCGCGAGAAAATCGCCGAGGGCAAAGTCTTCGCCGAAGCCTTCGAAGCCACAAGGCGCCATTGCCTCTTCACCACGCACACTCCGGTGGAGGCCGGCCATGATCGTTTCAGCTCCGACTTGATGCTTTATGCCGGCCAGAAATTCTCCAGCCAACTCGGACTGAGCCATCAGGAACTCATGGGGCTCGGACGCGTGCATCCCGCCGACGAGCACGAGCCTTTCTGCATGACCGTGCTCGCCCTGCGGTGCTCCCGCGCCGCAAACGGGGTGAGCGAACTGCACGGAAAAGTGAGCCGCGACATGTGGACCAGCCTCTACGGAGTCCCGTCGGAGCAGGTGCCCATTGGCCACGTGACGAATGGCATTCATTTGATGGGCTGGATGAAGGGGCCCATGCGGCGGTTCTGGCGGCGCAAGTTGTCTGTCGTGCCCCCGTCCGACACCCCCTCGGCTTTGCTCGGCGAAACCACCAGCTTTTGGCTTCGCAAACCCGAGATCCCATGGGAGGAGAAAGTCAATCAGCCCGAATTCTGGCTGAAACTGGCCGATCCGAACTTCGTCTCGGACGAAGAACTCTGGGCTTTGCGCTACCGACTGCGCCGCGAACTGGTGGAGTTCTGCCGGCGGCGTCTGCTCCTCCAGGGTCAGCGCGTCAGCAGCCGCGACTTTATCGAGTTCGACGGCTTGCTGCGCACCGATGCTTTGACGATCGGTTTTGCGAGGCGATTCGCGACCTACAAACGAGCGCCGCTGATCTTTCAACAATTCGAGAACATCATCAAACTCACCCGAGACGATCAGCGCCCCGTGCAATTCATTTTCGCCGGCAAAGCACACCCGCGCGACGATGAAGGCAAGCGCTTCATCCAGCACATCATCCACCTCTCGAAATTCAGCGAGCTCAAGGGGCATTTGGTGTTCATCGAGAACTACGACATCCACGTCGCCCGCCAGATGGTGTCCGGCTGCGACGTCTGGCTCAACAACCCCCGCCGCCCGCTCGAAGCGTCGGGCACCAGCGGGATGAAGGCAGGCTGCCACGGCTGCTTGAATCTCAGCATCCTGGACGGCTGGTGGCGCGAGGGCTACGACGGCACGAACGGTTTCGCCATCGGCGACGACAGCCATCCAGCGTCCGTGGAAGAACAGGACCGCCGCGACAGCGAAAACCTTTACCGTGCCTTGACCGAGGACGTGATCCCCTGCTTTTTCAATCGTGACGCCGCAGGCCTGCCCAGGCAGTGGATCAAGAAGATCCGGCGCGCCATGGTCACCCTCGTGCCGCAGTACAACACGTGGCGCATGGTTCAGGAATACACCCAGAAACTCTACGCGCCCCAGGCGTAG